One Sodalinema gerasimenkoae IPPAS B-353 DNA segment encodes these proteins:
- a CDS encoding family 10 glycosylhydrolase: MVALFSACSSTASRLVTHLGNTVSAGVSARVSSMAITLSLGLGQVLMSSGMAQAQFRPSNPCRLPTEAIVEKENLRQAAFQGDGEAEAEYRRLIQYHATELETCRRENWPQNLALWLRLYPCDAQPGVLDEVLDRIVSRGYNEIYVEVFYDGQVLLPLNDNGTVWPSVVRSPDLGDRDLLAEVIRKGHERGLKVYAWVFTMNFGYSYGQRPDRFNAVARNGANESTLNRTRPEGTTYDRELHSYASQTFIDPYSPQARRDYEWLLHAILQRQPDGVLFDYVRYPRLPGGDSVATNVRQLWIHGEASRNVLLDRSRNGLARGLLERYLQQGYLNNGDVQQIRQAHPDDEEPRWQAVSRPAISLQQYLWNLTVAHAVQGILDFVHRSADQVSRNNIPSGAVFFPNGNQPVGEQGFDSRLQPWDRFSSSMEWHPMIYGVCGDTSCLTDQMERVMAFASDETRVVPALAGVWGQPMTNRPSLETQMSAIRQVAPGVDSISHFAYSWQFPESDRERKTCNIRRP, encoded by the coding sequence ATGGTAGCCCTGTTTTCTGCCTGTTCCTCCACCGCATCGAGGCTGGTGACCCATTTGGGAAACACCGTCTCGGCTGGTGTTTCGGCCCGAGTCTCGTCGATGGCGATAACCCTCTCTTTGGGACTGGGACAGGTTTTAATGAGTTCTGGGATGGCTCAGGCCCAGTTTCGCCCGTCGAACCCTTGTCGCCTCCCAACTGAGGCGATTGTGGAAAAGGAAAATTTGCGTCAAGCGGCTTTTCAGGGAGATGGGGAAGCCGAGGCGGAGTATCGTCGCCTGATTCAGTACCACGCCACGGAGTTAGAAACCTGTCGTCGGGAAAATTGGCCACAAAACCTGGCCCTCTGGTTACGGCTGTATCCTTGCGATGCTCAGCCTGGGGTTCTCGATGAAGTGCTCGATCGCATCGTCAGTCGTGGCTATAACGAGATTTATGTCGAAGTTTTTTATGACGGACAGGTCTTGTTGCCCCTGAATGACAATGGCACGGTTTGGCCGTCGGTGGTGCGATCGCCCGATTTGGGAGATCGCGATTTATTAGCGGAGGTGATTCGTAAGGGCCATGAGCGAGGACTCAAGGTTTATGCTTGGGTGTTTACGATGAATTTTGGCTATTCCTACGGACAACGGCCCGATCGCTTCAATGCGGTGGCGCGCAATGGGGCCAATGAATCGACCCTCAACCGCACTCGGCCCGAGGGAACCACCTATGACCGAGAACTCCATAGTTACGCCTCACAAACCTTTATCGACCCCTACAGTCCCCAGGCCCGGCGAGATTATGAATGGCTACTTCATGCCATCCTGCAACGACAGCCGGATGGGGTCTTGTTTGATTATGTCCGCTATCCCCGCCTGCCGGGAGGGGACTCGGTGGCCACGAATGTCCGCCAACTCTGGATTCACGGGGAAGCTTCCCGCAATGTCCTATTAGACCGCTCTCGCAATGGTCTGGCCCGTGGGTTGTTGGAGCGTTATTTGCAACAAGGCTATTTAAACAACGGGGATGTGCAACAGATTCGTCAGGCCCATCCTGACGACGAAGAACCTCGCTGGCAAGCCGTCAGCCGCCCCGCCATCTCCCTACAACAATATCTCTGGAATCTAACGGTCGCCCATGCGGTGCAGGGAATTCTTGATTTCGTCCATCGGTCTGCGGACCAAGTGAGCCGAAATAACATTCCCTCGGGGGCAGTGTTTTTCCCCAATGGCAATCAACCGGTGGGAGAACAGGGGTTTGATTCCCGCCTACAACCCTGGGACCGCTTTTCTTCCTCCATGGAATGGCATCCTATGATTTACGGGGTCTGTGGCGATACCAGTTGTTTAACGGACCAAATGGAACGGGTGATGGCCTTTGCTTCAGACGAGACTCGGGTGGTTCCGGCGTTGGCTGGGGTTTGGGGACAGCCGATGACCAATCGTCCGTCTCTGGAAACTCAGATGTCTGCGATTCGTCAGGTGGCCCCTGGGGTCGATTCCATTAGTCATTTTGCCTATTCTTGGCAATTTCCTGAATCTGACCGGGAGCGGAAGACTTGCAACATCCGCCGACCGTAA
- a CDS encoding RNA-guided endonuclease InsQ/TnpB family protein — protein MINLTYQYKLAPTQQQQQTYDEWLETSRRVWNFALAERKDWYKSRACAIDRCSLQGEYVMSPDAPRPSFSSQCQALTQARKVYPELGTANAQMLQQVLRRLEKAFVSMWERGHGFPRFKKPGRLRSLLFPQLGKDPVRGNRVKLPGVGWVKMRLSRPIPEGFVIKQAQVVKRASGWYVMLTLQCDLEVPDILPHGEALGIDVGLSSYLATSAGELVPRPRFFKDLQRKLRLLQQRASHKVKGSNNWRKAHYKVAKLHEYIRNCRQDFFYKLAHRLCDGVGMVFAEKLNFKAWARGMFSKHTLDAAHGEFLRILKWVCWKRGVFYAEVDFTGTSQTCPSCGTNTGKKELSVRVHRCPECGYTTDRDIAAAQVVVQRGLAAVGQTVKMFGEGLSTGSP, from the coding sequence GTGATTAACCTCACATACCAGTACAAACTTGCGCCCACTCAACAGCAGCAACAGACCTATGACGAATGGCTAGAAACCTCTCGTCGGGTCTGGAACTTTGCTTTGGCAGAGCGCAAAGACTGGTACAAGTCGAGAGCCTGTGCCATTGACCGATGCTCTCTTCAAGGTGAGTACGTCATGTCCCCCGACGCACCGCGACCCAGCTTTTCAAGCCAGTGCCAAGCCTTAACCCAAGCTCGAAAAGTCTATCCTGAGCTAGGTACAGCTAACGCTCAAATGCTGCAACAGGTGTTGCGACGTTTAGAGAAGGCCTTTGTCTCGATGTGGGAGAGAGGACATGGATTCCCCAGATTTAAAAAACCGGGAAGATTACGTTCTCTGCTGTTTCCACAATTGGGAAAAGACCCCGTTCGGGGAAACCGTGTCAAACTCCCTGGGGTAGGCTGGGTGAAAATGCGACTCTCACGACCGATTCCTGAAGGCTTCGTTATCAAACAAGCCCAGGTGGTCAAACGTGCTTCCGGGTGGTACGTGATGCTAACCCTTCAGTGCGATCTTGAAGTTCCTGATATCCTGCCCCACGGGGAAGCCTTGGGAATTGACGTAGGATTGAGCAGCTATCTGGCCACCTCTGCTGGTGAGTTAGTACCAAGACCCCGATTCTTTAAAGACCTCCAACGCAAGCTGAGATTGCTGCAACAAAGAGCGTCTCATAAGGTTAAAGGGTCAAATAACTGGCGTAAGGCTCACTATAAGGTCGCCAAGCTGCACGAATATATCCGCAACTGTCGTCAGGATTTCTTTTATAAACTGGCTCACCGTCTCTGCGACGGCGTAGGGATGGTGTTTGCAGAGAAACTCAACTTCAAAGCCTGGGCGAGAGGCATGTTTTCAAAGCATACTCTCGATGCGGCTCACGGTGAGTTTTTGAGGATTCTCAAGTGGGTGTGCTGGAAACGTGGTGTCTTTTACGCTGAAGTAGACTTCACGGGAACCAGCCAAACCTGTCCCAGTTGTGGTACCAATACAGGTAAGAAAGAGCTTTCAGTTCGCGTACATCGCTGTCCTGAGTGTGGATATACCACAGATAGAGATATAGCCGCCGCGCAGGTGGTCGTACAACGTGGACTTGCAGCCGTCGGGCAGACGGTCAAGATGTTTGGCGAGGGGTTAAGCACTGGCTCCCCATAG
- a CDS encoding SDR family oxidoreductase: MATYLVTGASGGIGCEYCRQLKERGDEVIAACRSSSPELDKLGIRVETGVDVTSDAAVKGLAARLDGQPLDVLINNAGVLQSIPLEHLDFDSIRRQFEVNAIGTLRVTQALLPNLSEGSKLILMTSRMGSIGDNTSGGSYGYRMSKVAMSMAGKSLSHDLKPRGIAVAILHPGLVSTPMTNYTGIPPAESVGGLLQRIDDLTLETTGRFWHANGEVLPW, translated from the coding sequence ATGGCCACCTATCTTGTAACTGGGGCAAGCGGCGGTATTGGATGTGAGTATTGCCGACAGTTGAAAGAACGAGGCGATGAGGTGATTGCGGCCTGTCGTTCGAGTTCTCCTGAATTGGACAAATTGGGGATTCGGGTGGAAACGGGGGTCGATGTTACGTCCGATGCGGCGGTGAAGGGTTTGGCCGCTCGCTTGGATGGCCAGCCTTTGGATGTTCTCATTAATAATGCTGGGGTTTTACAGTCGATTCCTCTGGAACATCTCGATTTTGACTCGATCCGTCGCCAGTTTGAGGTGAATGCGATCGGGACCTTACGGGTGACTCAGGCACTGCTGCCCAACCTGTCTGAGGGGTCGAAGCTGATTCTTATGACCAGTCGCATGGGGTCGATTGGTGATAATACCTCGGGCGGGTCCTATGGCTATCGGATGTCGAAGGTGGCCATGTCGATGGCGGGGAAATCTCTCTCCCATGACCTGAAACCTCGGGGGATTGCGGTGGCGATTCTTCATCCGGGTTTGGTGAGTACTCCCATGACCAACTATACAGGAATCCCCCCAGCGGAGTCCGTTGGGGGTTTGTTACAGCGGATTGATGACCTCACCCTAGAGACAACGGGCAGGTTTTGGCACGCGAATGGGGAGGTGTTGCCCTGGTAG
- a CDS encoding DUF488 family protein, with protein sequence MELFSIGHSNASIEAFLNLLKQHQITALADARSSPYSRFLPHFNQDSLKLSLTEVGIRYVFLGKELGAKPSNLACYVGKKARYEKIAATQEFQQGLERLLRGLQTHRVAVMCAEKDPLTCHRAILVCRQAQQLNPQITINHILQSGELESQNQLEERLLIKQGFQAVTSQPIPVVQLSLFATPEETLPSRDECLAQAYERQGRGSPA encoded by the coding sequence ATGGAACTTTTCAGCATTGGACATTCCAACGCTAGCATCGAGGCCTTCCTGAATCTCCTCAAGCAGCACCAGATTACGGCTCTGGCTGATGCGCGATCGTCTCCCTATAGCCGTTTTCTACCCCACTTCAATCAGGACTCACTGAAGTTGTCCCTGACAGAGGTGGGGATTCGCTATGTCTTTTTGGGGAAAGAACTCGGGGCAAAACCGAGTAATTTGGCCTGTTATGTGGGCAAGAAAGCGCGGTATGAGAAAATTGCGGCAACGCAAGAGTTTCAGCAGGGACTTGAACGGCTGCTGAGGGGGTTACAAACCCATCGCGTTGCTGTGATGTGTGCTGAGAAAGACCCTCTGACCTGTCATCGCGCCATCCTGGTCTGTCGTCAGGCTCAACAGCTCAATCCTCAGATTACTATCAATCATATCTTGCAAAGTGGCGAGTTAGAATCCCAGAATCAGCTCGAAGAACGACTCCTGATTAAGCAGGGATTCCAAGCCGTCACCAGTCAGCCTATACCGGTGGTGCAATTGTCTCTCTTCGCCACTCCTGAGGAGACGCTTCCAAGTCGGGATGAGTGTTTGGCCCAAGCCTATGAACGTCAAGGGAGGGGTTCGCCAGCTTGA
- a CDS encoding CHAT domain-containing tetratricopeptide repeat protein: MNVKGGVRQLDVMTKLVVLHLIGDLETRGFEVILEVGEVGSRPQLRVKGTLPASPELGERVRSHWQDHYGTFTRSQTARIKPKLMGMGHAMDACKTSAAQLGQAFQQWLTSEGFQAIDRRLREVLSLEDEIRLAIASESEVVRQLPWHLWEFYRRYGKTELMFSPVTGMRPPATPGQGLGRLRILAILGSDEGIDVESDRRFLEGLPGAEVTFLVAPSRQMVSDRLWEESWDILFFAGHSETQGQRGCLYLNAEEQLSLDELRYGLSKAIQRGLRLAIFNSCDGLGLTTALDDCAIPQMIVMREAVPDRVAQMFLKQFLGLLSRGVPFHLAVREARERLQGIEDRFPCASWLPVIVQHPDAIAPQWRLESKEFGDWRRWLVQGVQRVGMGWLVGGMAIALTLWGRGWLGGWLHQQGITLYGVHRYDQAEDLWNLTLLVDPGRRTTLYMLGYLHEQVGDDEVALQWYGAAGRRGLPQAYRRQAQMMIRQGEEIDFAVTLAEKGLSVLIDQGSLGQEEMRTTLAWGLWQQGQRGQAYRHLDAVLESSRQVPLAYCLYGAMLTEEGLEEAAAPFWQSCLDTTDVRHRDEGYWRNLARVSLKP, translated from the coding sequence ATGAACGTCAAGGGAGGGGTTCGCCAGCTTGATGTTATGACGAAATTAGTGGTTTTGCACCTGATTGGGGATTTGGAAACTCGTGGCTTTGAGGTGATTTTGGAAGTGGGCGAGGTGGGGTCTCGGCCTCAGTTGCGGGTGAAGGGGACGTTACCGGCAAGTCCTGAGTTGGGGGAACGGGTGCGATCGCATTGGCAAGACCATTATGGGACTTTCACGCGCTCTCAGACGGCTCGCATTAAGCCCAAGTTGATGGGAATGGGCCATGCGATGGATGCTTGTAAAACTTCGGCAGCCCAGTTAGGACAAGCCTTTCAGCAGTGGCTCACCTCGGAGGGGTTCCAGGCGATCGATCGCCGGCTGCGAGAGGTGTTGAGTCTTGAGGATGAGATTCGTTTAGCGATCGCCAGTGAGAGTGAGGTGGTGCGACAACTTCCGTGGCATTTGTGGGAGTTTTACCGCCGTTATGGCAAAACCGAGCTGATGTTTTCCCCGGTGACGGGGATGCGGCCTCCAGCTACCCCTGGCCAGGGTCTCGGGAGGTTGCGGATTTTGGCAATTTTGGGCAGCGATGAGGGGATTGATGTGGAGAGCGATCGCCGCTTCTTGGAGGGGTTACCGGGGGCTGAGGTGACGTTTTTGGTGGCGCCGAGTCGTCAGATGGTTAGCGATCGCCTCTGGGAGGAGTCCTGGGATATTCTCTTTTTTGCCGGTCATAGTGAGACGCAGGGCCAGCGGGGCTGTCTGTATCTCAATGCTGAGGAACAGTTGAGCCTGGATGAGTTGCGTTATGGTCTGTCTAAGGCGATTCAACGGGGTTTGAGATTGGCGATTTTTAATTCCTGTGATGGTTTGGGCTTAACGACGGCTTTAGATGACTGTGCGATTCCCCAGATGATTGTCATGCGGGAGGCGGTTCCCGATCGGGTGGCCCAGATGTTTCTGAAACAGTTTCTGGGGCTGTTGTCTCGGGGGGTTCCCTTCCATTTGGCGGTTCGGGAGGCCCGGGAACGGTTACAGGGGATTGAGGATCGCTTTCCCTGTGCCAGTTGGCTGCCGGTGATTGTGCAACATCCTGATGCGATCGCCCCTCAGTGGCGGCTGGAGTCGAAGGAGTTTGGGGACTGGCGGCGGTGGCTGGTTCAGGGCGTGCAGCGGGTTGGTATGGGTTGGCTGGTGGGGGGGATGGCGATCGCCCTGACGCTTTGGGGGCGGGGCTGGCTGGGGGGCTGGCTGCATCAACAGGGGATTACCTTATATGGGGTGCATCGCTATGACCAAGCTGAAGACCTCTGGAATCTCACTCTTCTGGTAGACCCCGGACGACGGACCACCCTCTATATGTTGGGCTATCTGCATGAGCAGGTGGGAGATGATGAGGTGGCGTTGCAATGGTATGGGGCGGCGGGCCGGCGGGGACTTCCTCAGGCCTATCGTCGTCAGGCCCAAATGATGATTCGACAGGGAGAGGAGATTGATTTCGCTGTGACGTTGGCAGAAAAAGGCTTATCCGTCCTCATAGACCAGGGGAGTTTAGGGCAGGAAGAGATGCGAACGACTCTCGCCTGGGGGTTATGGCAACAGGGACAACGGGGTCAGGCCTATCGGCATCTGGATGCGGTGTTGGAGTCGTCTCGTCAGGTTCCCTTAGCCTATTGTCTCTATGGGGCTATGTTGACGGAGGAGGGGTTAGAGGAAGCTGCGGCTCCTTTTTGGCAGTCCTGTCTCGATACCACCGATGTGCGTCATCGGGATGAAGGCTATTGGCGCAATTTGGCGCGGGTCAGTCTCAAGCCTTGA
- a CDS encoding RAMP superfamily CRISPR-associated protein → MTPDPTARPQRPERPQRPQRPQRPERPQQRRSDSQPSRNRSQQMPSQRTNPPVPWLYDEQEITPDPSASFVEYLRWMRSPDHEQKNPTKVQILQLAENQADYRQRLEQLNKRTKLLAERGQQGQTFQVKSSWRIRVGGHRGPESMLLPAFDSLGMPYLPSSTLRGVARNQAVRDLMQQQQLNWKQANKAVAPWFGDLDAPNKSNQAGKVVFLDAYPLPKHMGLSVDMANNIWNWDNDNLKYDPKPNPFLSLKEPTFLIGLRLASTCQDLQVLEKVKTWLIKGLQSGIGAQVNSGYGELLTAGTSHKDDELLRLPFALQGQLIHGRQTFTDWNWNQHKNQWQTRGKPDAEVRPIALKSMLRYWFRVFAGGVLSTTAVQTLEGQLFGAINPQQQWGWVRFHIQDGRVIQREPRPHKGGQNDACGEQEGTLILSASLNLEETVRQPVQQLMKNLTWMMFHLGGVGQGARRPCYSRKTRERAPWYRGATLIPESKEAFWELPDTPQDFQRRFQQRLQGFYDALQQLTRDSVNPRQLRCNPAPQRSRWSEFADANCRIIACSGRIIACSGESDYDKPYALAVLHDQDLKIKDRRNQWDYDGDLCGKVRGGVTPSPVWIANLANYQVATVFGARETPRSTYVEHLRQKTENRQFAQVFPFN, encoded by the coding sequence ATGACCCCAGATCCCACGGCCAGACCGCAACGACCAGAACGACCGCAACGACCGCAACGACCGCAACGACCAGAACGACCGCAACAACGAAGATCAGACAGTCAACCTTCCCGGAATCGGTCTCAACAAATGCCATCTCAGCGAACAAATCCTCCCGTTCCTTGGCTGTACGACGAGCAAGAAATCACCCCCGACCCCAGCGCCAGTTTCGTCGAATACCTGCGTTGGATGCGTTCCCCAGACCATGAGCAGAAAAACCCCACCAAAGTCCAAATCCTGCAATTGGCCGAAAACCAAGCCGACTACCGCCAGCGGTTAGAACAACTCAACAAACGCACCAAACTCCTCGCCGAACGCGGTCAACAGGGACAAACCTTTCAGGTTAAGAGTTCCTGGCGTATTCGCGTTGGAGGACATCGTGGGCCCGAGAGTATGCTCCTACCCGCCTTTGACAGCCTCGGGATGCCCTATCTTCCCTCCTCCACCCTACGAGGCGTTGCCAGAAACCAGGCAGTTCGCGACCTCATGCAGCAACAGCAGCTTAATTGGAAACAGGCCAATAAAGCCGTTGCCCCTTGGTTCGGGGACTTAGACGCGCCCAACAAAAGCAACCAAGCGGGAAAAGTCGTCTTCCTCGATGCCTATCCCCTCCCCAAGCACATGGGCTTATCCGTGGACATGGCCAACAACATCTGGAACTGGGACAATGACAATCTCAAGTACGATCCTAAACCCAATCCCTTCCTATCGCTGAAAGAACCCACCTTTCTCATCGGCCTGCGCCTCGCCAGCACCTGTCAAGACTTGCAGGTCTTAGAAAAGGTTAAGACCTGGCTCATCAAAGGCTTACAGTCAGGGATTGGCGCCCAAGTCAACAGCGGCTATGGAGAACTGCTGACCGCCGGAACCTCCCACAAAGACGATGAGTTGCTACGACTCCCCTTCGCCCTGCAAGGTCAACTGATTCACGGACGGCAGACGTTTACCGATTGGAATTGGAATCAGCACAAAAACCAATGGCAAACTCGGGGTAAACCCGATGCTGAAGTGCGTCCCATCGCCCTGAAGTCCATGTTGCGCTATTGGTTCCGGGTCTTTGCCGGAGGAGTTTTATCCACAACAGCCGTCCAAACCCTAGAAGGGCAGTTATTTGGCGCCATCAATCCTCAGCAACAATGGGGCTGGGTCCGTTTTCATATCCAAGACGGCCGTGTGATTCAACGGGAACCTCGCCCCCATAAGGGAGGCCAAAATGATGCTTGTGGTGAACAGGAGGGAACCCTCATTCTCTCAGCCTCGTTGAATTTAGAGGAAACAGTCCGTCAGCCAGTCCAGCAGTTAATGAAGAACTTGACCTGGATGATGTTCCACCTTGGGGGTGTGGGTCAAGGAGCGCGGCGACCTTGCTATTCTCGTAAAACTCGCGAACGAGCACCTTGGTATCGCGGCGCCACCTTAATTCCTGAGAGTAAGGAGGCGTTTTGGGAATTACCGGATACTCCCCAAGACTTTCAACGCCGCTTTCAGCAGCGTTTACAGGGCTTTTATGATGCCTTACAGCAACTGACAAGAGACTCCGTCAATCCCCGTCAGTTGCGCTGCAATCCGGCACCACAACGGAGTCGCTGGTCAGAGTTTGCCGATGCCAATTGTCGTATTATTGCCTGTTCGGGTCGTATTATTGCCTGTTCGGGGGAGAGCGATTATGACAAACCCTATGCCTTAGCGGTGTTACATGATCAAGATTTAAAAATCAAAGACCGTCGCAATCAATGGGATTATGACGGGGATTTATGTGGCAAAGTCCGTGGAGGCGTGACTCCCTCCCCCGTGTGGATTGCTAATTTAGCAAATTATCAAGTTGCCACGGTTTTTGGGGCCAGGGAGACACCCCGTTCCACCTATGTAGAACACTTACGTCAGAAGACTGAAAACCGTCAATTTGCCCAAGTCTTCCCCTTCAATTAG
- the aroF gene encoding 3-deoxy-7-phosphoheptulonate synthase gives MIIVMKVGTPQEEIDRLNQEMSSRGLTPETIFGRYKVVIGLVGDTAELDPLQLQEISPWIEQVLRVEEPFKRASRQFRHGEASDIAVTTPEGPVLFGEHQPVVTIAGPCSVESEEMIVETALRVKAAGAKFLRGGAYKPRTSPYAFQGHGESALGLLASAREQSGLGIITEVMDADDIEKIAEVADVLQVGARNMQNFALLKKIGAQNKPVLLKRGISATIEEWLMAAEYILAAGNPNVILCERGIRTFDRRYTRNTLDLSVLPVLRSLTHLPITIDPSHGTGWANLVPAMAKAAVAAGTDALMIEVHPNPQKALSDGAQSLTPDEFESLMAELAVIGKAVGRWEKEAALV, from the coding sequence ATGATCATTGTTATGAAAGTGGGGACTCCCCAAGAGGAAATCGATCGCCTCAACCAGGAAATGTCCTCTCGGGGACTTACCCCAGAAACCATTTTTGGGCGCTATAAAGTCGTCATCGGCTTAGTGGGGGACACCGCCGAACTTGACCCCTTACAGCTACAAGAAATCAGCCCTTGGATTGAACAAGTCCTGCGAGTTGAAGAACCCTTCAAACGGGCCAGCCGGCAATTCCGTCATGGAGAAGCCAGTGACATCGCCGTCACCACCCCCGAAGGGCCCGTTCTCTTCGGAGAACATCAGCCCGTGGTCACCATCGCCGGCCCCTGTTCCGTCGAGAGTGAAGAAATGATCGTCGAAACCGCCCTGCGCGTCAAAGCCGCCGGCGCCAAATTCCTGCGGGGAGGCGCCTACAAACCCCGCACCTCTCCCTACGCCTTCCAAGGTCATGGAGAAAGCGCCCTGGGCCTCCTAGCCAGCGCCCGCGAACAATCCGGCTTGGGCATCATCACCGAAGTCATGGACGCCGACGACATCGAGAAAATCGCTGAAGTGGCCGACGTGCTGCAAGTGGGGGCCCGCAACATGCAGAACTTCGCCCTCCTCAAGAAAATCGGCGCCCAAAACAAACCCGTTCTCCTCAAACGGGGGATTTCCGCCACCATCGAAGAATGGCTCATGGCCGCCGAATACATCCTCGCCGCCGGGAACCCCAACGTAATTCTCTGCGAACGTGGCATTCGCACCTTCGATCGCCGCTATACCCGCAACACCCTGGACCTATCTGTCCTCCCCGTCCTGCGTAGCCTCACCCATCTCCCCATCACCATCGATCCCAGCCATGGAACCGGCTGGGCCAACCTCGTCCCGGCCATGGCCAAAGCCGCCGTCGCCGCCGGAACCGATGCCCTCATGATTGAAGTGCATCCCAACCCTCAAAAAGCCCTCTCCGACGGCGCTCAATCCCTCACCCCTGACGAGTTCGAGAGCCTCATGGCTGAACTGGCGGTCATCGGCAAAGCCGTCGGACGCTGGGAAAAAGAAGCGGCATTAGTCTAA
- a CDS encoding PAM68 family protein produces the protein MASDSSRDRLPFEPAKKRKKDKAPKSQSKGESGASSPKAAASPSPAKTSDSPAQSVKNPSVKKQPIPEAVSRRMITRMALFSGTPTSLGVLSLLGSYFIIQKEWFPLPSIAVLLVSSGLFGLGVLGLSYGLLSASWDEDDPGSKLGWREFQTNFGRMRQAWKKE, from the coding sequence ATGGCTTCCGACTCCTCCCGCGATCGCCTACCCTTTGAACCGGCAAAGAAGCGCAAAAAAGACAAGGCCCCCAAATCCCAAAGCAAAGGGGAATCGGGGGCCTCTAGTCCCAAAGCCGCCGCGTCCCCCAGCCCCGCCAAAACCAGCGACAGCCCGGCCCAAAGCGTCAAGAACCCCAGCGTCAAAAAACAGCCCATCCCCGAAGCGGTGAGTCGTCGGATGATTACCCGCATGGCCCTATTCAGTGGAACCCCCACCAGCTTAGGCGTCTTGAGCCTACTCGGGAGCTACTTTATCATTCAAAAAGAATGGTTCCCCCTACCCAGCATCGCCGTCCTCCTCGTCAGTAGCGGCTTATTTGGCTTAGGCGTTTTAGGATTAAGCTACGGACTCCTCTCCGCCTCTTGGGATGAAGACGATCCCGGCAGCAAACTGGGGTGGCGAGAGTTCCAAACCAACTTCGGGCGAATGCGGCAAGCCTGGAAAAAAGAATAG
- the rpsO gene encoding 30S ribosomal protein S15, with translation MSLTQTEKQEIFSQYQTHETDTGSAEVQVAMLTERINRLSMHLRSNKKDYSSQRGLMKMISQRKSLLGYIRKKSEEDYRNLITRLGIRG, from the coding sequence ATGTCTCTGACCCAAACCGAAAAGCAAGAAATCTTTTCCCAATACCAGACCCACGAAACCGATACTGGGTCAGCGGAAGTCCAAGTTGCCATGCTTACCGAGCGCATCAACCGCCTCAGTATGCACCTGCGCAGCAACAAAAAAGACTACTCCTCCCAGCGGGGACTCATGAAAATGATTAGTCAGCGCAAAAGCCTTCTCGGCTACATCCGCAAGAAAAGCGAAGAGGACTATCGCAACCTCATCACCCGTCTGGGGATTCGCGGTTAA
- the psb27 gene encoding photosystem II protein Psb27: MNRLVSRLLALLLVAVVGLTGCSAGSNLTGDYRQDTLALVSSLREAIELPEGTPEKMEAQAEAKTRIDNFFSLYRRDSSVSSLPSFTTMHTALDALAGHYRSYGNRPLSNKLKTRLEQEFKQVEMAVQRGR, encoded by the coding sequence ATGAATCGATTAGTCTCACGCCTTTTGGCCCTTTTACTGGTTGCGGTGGTCGGACTCACTGGCTGTTCCGCTGGGTCTAACTTAACCGGAGACTATCGCCAAGATACCTTGGCGTTGGTAAGCAGCTTGCGGGAGGCCATTGAACTGCCTGAGGGAACCCCGGAGAAAATGGAAGCGCAAGCGGAAGCGAAAACCCGTATTGATAACTTTTTCTCTCTCTATCGCCGGGATTCCTCGGTTTCGAGTCTGCCTTCGTTCACGACGATGCACACGGCCTTGGATGCCTTAGCGGGTCATTATCGCTCCTATGGCAACCGTCCGTTGTCTAATAAGCTCAAAACTCGGTTAGAACAAGAGTTTAAACAAGTGGAAATGGCTGTGCAACGGGGTCGATGA
- a CDS encoding glycosyltransferase, which yields MLILTLLSLTIWITLLAFRGQFWRSHIQLSPVPPNFDTLPSVCAIIPARNEADLLPKTLRSLLLQENISQLRVILVDDRSDDGTADVARAIAADINALGEELNLTLPQLEIITADPLPPGWSGKLWAMDQGTRDYHRRSPSPRLER from the coding sequence ATGCTCATTCTCACCCTCCTCTCACTCACCATTTGGATCACCCTCCTGGCCTTTCGCGGGCAATTTTGGCGATCGCACATTCAACTGTCCCCGGTTCCCCCCAACTTCGACACCTTACCCAGCGTTTGTGCCATCATCCCGGCCCGTAACGAAGCCGACTTACTACCCAAAACCCTGCGATCGCTCCTCCTCCAAGAAAACATCAGCCAATTGCGGGTGATTCTCGTCGATGATCGCAGCGACGACGGAACCGCTGATGTGGCCCGGGCGATCGCCGCCGACATCAACGCCCTCGGAGAAGAATTAAACCTCACCCTCCCCCAACTCGAGATTATCACCGCCGATCCCCTTCCCCCCGGTTGGAGCGGTAAACTCTGGGCCATGGACCAAGGAACTCGAGATTATCACCGCCGATCCCCTTCCCCCCGGTTGGAGCGGTAA